The following are encoded together in the Ignisphaera sp. genome:
- a CDS encoding HD domain-containing protein, which produces MVVVSPNLINYHISSSSLLKEAYQAIESDEELSTLLKMSNIMAVTRLKYNDHGLTHARIVAGVALEMVDILNNHGIEFTTMRDGTTKNIDEIKLIVMLTGYMHDIGNAVHRFQHEFIGALLAKDILNRILTRLGFDKKRVVELRQEVMHMIYSTEYNVQCLTIECGITKVADGLDMAEGRARIPYRLGKIDMHAISALNIKRVEIEKGDSKPVRVSVYMSDMAGLFQLEVVLMPKIRTSLLDDYIEIFVYTDSKQFKYYPK; this is translated from the coding sequence ATGGTTGTTGTATCACCAAATTTGATAAACTATCATATCTCATCGTCGAGTCTTCTCAAGGAAGCTTATCAAGCAATTGAAAGTGACGAGGAGCTCTCAACTCTTTTGAAGATGAGTAATATAATGGCTGTCACTAGATTGAAGTACAATGACCATGGTCTTACACATGCTAGAATAGTTGCGGGTGTGGCACTAGAAATGGTTGATATATTGAATAACCATGGCATTGAGTTCACAACTATGAGAGATGGGACAACCAAGAACATCGATGAGATCAAGCTTATTGTGATGCTCACTGGATATATGCATGACATTGGAAACGCTGTGCACAGATTTCAGCACGAATTTATAGGTGCTTTGCTAGCCAAAGATATTTTGAATCGAATTTTAACTCGGCTTGGATTTGACAAGAAAAGAGTTGTTGAATTGCGCCAAGAGGTTATGCATATGATATATTCTACTGAGTACAATGTTCAGTGTCTAACGATAGAATGTGGAATAACTAAGGTGGCTGACGGACTTGACATGGCTGAAGGGAGGGCCAGAATACCATACAGGCTCGGCAAAATCGATATGCATGCCATTTCGGCACTAAACATAAAGCGTGTTGAGATTGAAAAAGGTGATTCAAAGCCTGTTAGAGTATCTGTCTACATGAGTGACATGGCCGGGCTTTTCCAGCTAGAGGTTGTTCTAATGCCGAAGATTAGAACAAGTCTCTTAGACGATTATATAGAGATCTTCGTGTATACAGACTCCAAACAGTTTAAATACTATCCAAAGTAG